Proteins from a genomic interval of Leifsonia shinshuensis:
- a CDS encoding ABC transporter ATP-binding protein, whose product MSQAPAPTSIAPAVQVSGVTKRFGSFTAIDDVSVTIKPGRIHGLLGRNGAGKTTLMQLITGQDFVTAGDIRVFGEKPTENAHVLKSICFIKESQRYPEDFQPRHVFRSAPWFFENWDADFADRLIEEFRLPLNRRIKKLSRGQLSAVGVIVGLASRAPLTFFDEPYLGLDAVARQLFYDRLLEDFAEHPRTVVLSTHLIDEVANLLEHVIVIDQGRILMDDDAETLRTSATTVVGPRGAVDAFVARREVLHRDGIGGLASVTVSGLGSAERAEAAAAGLELAPVSLQQLIVRKTNVRETEFEQSA is encoded by the coding sequence ATGAGCCAGGCCCCCGCCCCGACCTCCATCGCTCCAGCGGTGCAGGTGTCGGGGGTGACCAAGCGGTTCGGATCGTTCACCGCGATCGACGACGTCTCCGTCACCATCAAGCCCGGCCGCATCCACGGCCTCCTCGGCCGCAACGGCGCAGGCAAGACCACGCTGATGCAGCTCATCACCGGACAGGACTTCGTCACGGCCGGCGACATCCGGGTCTTCGGCGAGAAGCCCACCGAGAACGCGCACGTCCTGAAGAGCATCTGCTTCATCAAGGAGAGCCAGCGCTACCCGGAGGACTTCCAGCCCCGGCACGTCTTCCGCAGTGCGCCGTGGTTCTTCGAGAACTGGGACGCGGACTTCGCCGACCGTCTGATCGAGGAGTTCCGGCTCCCGCTGAACCGGCGGATCAAGAAGCTCTCCCGCGGGCAGCTCTCCGCCGTCGGCGTCATCGTCGGCCTGGCCTCCCGCGCCCCGCTGACGTTCTTCGACGAGCCGTACCTGGGGCTCGACGCGGTCGCCCGGCAGCTGTTCTACGACCGGCTCCTGGAGGACTTCGCGGAGCACCCGCGCACGGTCGTCCTCTCCACCCACCTGATCGACGAGGTCGCCAACCTCCTCGAGCACGTCATCGTCATCGATCAGGGTCGCATCCTGATGGACGACGACGCCGAGACCCTGCGCACGTCGGCGACCACCGTGGTCGGCCCGCGCGGCGCCGTGGACGCCTTCGTCGCGCGCCGCGAGGTGCTGCACCGCGACGGGATCGGCGGCCTGGCCTCCGTGACCGTCTCCGGGCTCGGAAGCGCCGAGCGCGCCGAGGCCGCCGCCGCGGGATTGGAGCTGGCCCCGGTCTCCCTCCAGCAACTCATCGTCCGCAAGACCAACGTCCGTGAGACAGAATTCGAGCAGAGCGCATGA
- a CDS encoding VOC family protein: MDDTAPVRQLRIVVEAEDYDEALAFFRDVLGLPEQASFAGDGGARVAILDAGRATLELANPEQKAMIDDVEVGRPVAPRIRLAFEVDDGRTVTARLVEAGAELIAPPTVTPWNSLNSRLATPADLQVTVFQELGDDGA, from the coding sequence ATGGACGACACAGCACCGGTGCGGCAGTTGCGCATCGTGGTGGAGGCCGAGGACTACGACGAGGCGCTCGCGTTCTTCCGCGACGTGCTCGGGCTGCCCGAGCAGGCCAGCTTCGCCGGCGACGGCGGTGCGCGGGTCGCCATCCTCGACGCCGGCCGGGCGACGCTGGAGCTCGCGAACCCGGAGCAGAAGGCCATGATCGACGACGTGGAGGTCGGCCGTCCGGTCGCTCCCCGCATCCGGCTGGCGTTCGAGGTCGACGACGGGCGCACGGTCACCGCGCGGCTGGTGGAGGCCGGCGCCGAGCTGATCGCGCCTCCGACGGTGACGCCGTGGAACTCGCTGAACTCGCGCCTGGCGACGCCGGCGGACCTCCAGGTGACGGTGTTCCAGGAGCTGGGCGACGACGGCGCATAA
- a CDS encoding multidrug efflux SMR transporter — protein MLGYIFLAIAIVTEVVATTFLKFTSGDNPKWWAFAIVVVGYVASFVALSQSLSRGVPLGVAYAIWSAVGVAVIAVISWVFFKESLTWVQILGLVLLIGGVGLLELGGRHPAA, from the coding sequence GTGCTGGGTTACATCTTCCTCGCCATCGCCATCGTGACCGAGGTCGTGGCGACGACCTTCCTGAAGTTCACGTCGGGCGACAACCCCAAGTGGTGGGCGTTCGCGATCGTGGTCGTCGGCTACGTCGCCTCCTTCGTCGCGCTGTCGCAGTCGCTGTCGCGCGGCGTGCCGCTCGGCGTCGCCTACGCGATCTGGTCGGCCGTCGGAGTCGCCGTCATCGCCGTCATCTCCTGGGTGTTCTTCAAGGAGTCCCTGACCTGGGTGCAGATCCTCGGCCTGGTGCTGCTGATCGGCGGCGTCGGCCTGCTGGAGCTGGGCGGCCGGCACCCGGCTGCGTGA
- a CDS encoding DUF2781 domain-containing protein — translation MTTATPHPGEVASAAPATPANLPLRKRPFDIFFVVMFSLFSLTCVISDAIPTLGIPQTATTTNILAQWNYTYSSQYDPLYQHEALWLRFITGTSAFVYLPFYILLIVCLVKGLNWIQLYCVIYATMIISLTAIPIFGVEFFGPVGERTPNPVVFLLYNGPYVLVPLLLLIRMRKPMPFTRRF, via the coding sequence GTGACCACCGCCACCCCGCACCCCGGCGAGGTCGCCTCCGCCGCCCCGGCGACGCCCGCGAACCTCCCGCTCCGAAAGCGTCCGTTCGACATCTTCTTCGTCGTGATGTTCTCGCTGTTCAGCCTGACCTGCGTCATCAGCGACGCCATCCCGACGCTCGGGATCCCGCAGACCGCGACGACGACCAACATCCTCGCGCAGTGGAACTACACTTACTCGTCGCAGTACGACCCGCTGTACCAGCACGAGGCGCTGTGGCTGCGGTTCATCACCGGCACGAGCGCGTTCGTGTACCTGCCGTTCTACATCCTGCTCATCGTGTGCCTGGTCAAGGGGCTCAACTGGATCCAGCTCTACTGCGTGATCTACGCGACGATGATCATCAGCCTGACGGCCATCCCGATCTTCGGCGTCGAGTTCTTCGGGCCGGTGGGGGAGCGCACCCCGAACCCGGTCGTCTTCCTGCTCTACAACGGCCCCTACGTGCTGGTGCCGCTGCTGCTGCTCATCCGGATGCGCAAGCCGATGCCGTTCACCAGGAGGTTCTGA
- a CDS encoding GNAT family N-acetyltransferase — MLEEEYETRRVLPRHLRKPEPAEAPFEYSIREARAEDLPHVREIYNHYVANSTVTFDEDAMTLREWKSKFAYLHKLGMPFIVAESPSGQILGYALVSPWKQKRAYRFTVENSIYLGAASTGKGLGPILMQELIDRSKAAGLKEMIAVIADKGAEASIKMHENFGFTEIGRMGRVGYKFDRWLGTVLMQKSLK; from the coding sequence GTGCTGGAAGAGGAATACGAGACACGCCGGGTGCTGCCGCGGCACCTGCGCAAGCCGGAGCCCGCGGAGGCGCCGTTCGAGTACAGCATCCGCGAGGCGCGCGCGGAGGACCTCCCGCACGTCCGTGAGATCTACAACCACTACGTCGCGAACAGCACCGTCACCTTCGACGAGGACGCCATGACGCTGAGGGAGTGGAAGAGCAAGTTCGCGTACCTGCACAAGCTCGGGATGCCGTTCATCGTGGCCGAGTCGCCCAGCGGGCAGATCCTCGGCTACGCCCTGGTGTCGCCGTGGAAGCAGAAGCGCGCCTACCGTTTCACGGTCGAGAACTCGATCTACCTGGGCGCGGCGTCCACCGGCAAGGGCCTCGGCCCGATCCTGATGCAGGAACTGATCGACCGCTCGAAGGCGGCCGGCCTGAAGGAGATGATCGCGGTCATCGCCGACAAGGGCGCCGAGGCCTCGATCAAGATGCACGAGAACTTCGGCTTCACCGAGATCGGCCGCATGGGCCGCGTCGGCTACAAGTTCGACCGCTGGCTGGGGACGGTGCTGATGCAGAAGTCGCTGAAGTAG
- a CDS encoding uracil-DNA glycosylase — MVKTLAELAADGSMDPGWAQALAPVADRIAGMGDFLRAEVAAGRPYLPAGDNVLRAFRAPFADVRVLIVGQDPYPTPGHPIGLSFAVERHVRPIPRSLQNIYRELRDDLGVVPPPHGDLSAWAGHGVMLLNRVLTVRPGAPASHRGKGWEPVTEHAIRALVARGRPFVSILWGRDAATLKPMLGGNPVIESPHPSPLSASRGFFGSRPFSRANALLERAGEKPVDWSLEP; from the coding sequence ATGGTGAAGACGCTGGCGGAGCTCGCCGCCGACGGGTCGATGGATCCGGGCTGGGCGCAAGCGCTCGCCCCGGTCGCCGACCGCATCGCCGGGATGGGCGACTTCCTGCGCGCCGAGGTCGCGGCGGGGAGGCCGTATCTGCCCGCCGGCGACAACGTGCTGCGGGCGTTCCGCGCGCCGTTCGCGGACGTGCGGGTGCTGATCGTCGGGCAGGACCCGTACCCGACGCCGGGGCACCCGATCGGCCTCTCGTTCGCGGTCGAGCGCCACGTGCGCCCGATCCCGCGCAGCCTGCAGAACATCTACCGCGAGCTGCGCGACGACCTCGGCGTGGTCCCGCCGCCGCACGGCGATCTGAGCGCCTGGGCCGGCCACGGCGTGATGCTCCTGAACAGGGTGCTGACCGTGCGTCCGGGCGCTCCCGCCTCGCACCGCGGCAAGGGCTGGGAGCCCGTGACCGAGCACGCGATCCGCGCCCTGGTCGCGCGCGGCCGCCCGTTCGTGAGCATCCTCTGGGGGAGGGACGCCGCCACCCTGAAGCCGATGCTCGGCGGCAACCCGGTCATCGAGTCCCCGCACCCGAGCCCGCTGTCGGCGTCCCGCGGCTTCTTCGGGTCGCGCCCGTTCTCCCGCGCGAACGCCCTGCTGGAGCGGGCGGGCGAGAAGCCGGTGGACTGGTCGCTGGAACCGTAA
- a CDS encoding phosphoribosyltransferase family protein, with translation MASELDDSGADVLEETEREVLGWLEFGDAARHLAGEVVESGFEPDMVVAIARGGLLLAGAISYALGIKACGALNVEFYTGVDTRLPEPVLLPPMLDSSALEAKRVLLVDDVSDSGRTLAMVVDLIAASGADVRTVCLYSKPRTVLDPDFVWRRTDRWITFPWSALPPVTASGH, from the coding sequence GTGGCCAGCGAACTCGACGATTCAGGTGCAGACGTCCTCGAAGAGACGGAACGGGAGGTCCTGGGCTGGCTCGAGTTCGGCGACGCGGCCCGTCACCTGGCGGGTGAGGTGGTCGAGTCCGGCTTCGAGCCCGACATGGTCGTGGCCATCGCGCGCGGCGGCCTCCTGCTCGCCGGCGCCATCTCCTACGCCCTCGGCATCAAGGCCTGCGGCGCCCTGAACGTCGAGTTCTACACCGGCGTCGACACCCGGCTGCCCGAGCCGGTCCTCCTCCCGCCGATGCTCGACTCCTCCGCCCTGGAGGCCAAGCGCGTGCTGCTGGTGGACGACGTCTCCGACTCCGGCCGCACCCTGGCGATGGTCGTCGACCTGATCGCGGCCTCCGGCGCCGACGTGCGCACGGTGTGCCTGTACTCCAAGCCGCGCACCGTCCTGGACCCCGACTTCGTCTGGCGCCGCACGGACCGGTGGATCACGTTCCCGTGGTCGGCGCTGCCGCCGGTGACGGCCTCCGGCCACTGA
- a CDS encoding MFS transporter, which yields MTSENTVAQRRAATAIGATAALIGWLALVELTSGILQGYYVPLISDIVKHLGIHDADYNWFEAAQLLLSALVVPVLAKLGDMFGHKRILLVATVLTALSSWALAFSHDFTTYLIAFALQGFYVVWLPLEIALIFDRGRRTNTAASRTRRAAGLLVVALEFGAIVGAIGAGLLFDALGQNVTTTLMVPAAAVTLVFFAILFGVPESEPVRGRTLDGVGFVLLTLALLLITSGLTFLRIDGVGTWWVWALIVLGVLAFIPFGRWELRQKDPAIDLRVLRQPNMWPVQLTAGLIGISLLGAQAPLSTYAGTDPVNGYGLGLSAGQRSILIGAYLISMIVGAVLFPVVSSWLSPRVTLIGASFLVAIGYLLFLPFHLETWQVFTNMAIAGIGSGALVGALPAAAAAAAPRGQTGVATAMTNTTKTIGGSFASAVFGVVLLTGAATVTATAASLFGYMLVWTICGLGALVAAVLLFFVPRLAFADAEATIV from the coding sequence ATGACTTCGGAGAACACGGTCGCCCAGCGTCGGGCGGCCACTGCGATCGGCGCGACCGCTGCGCTGATCGGCTGGCTCGCGCTGGTCGAGCTCACCAGCGGCATCCTGCAGGGCTACTACGTGCCGCTGATCTCCGACATCGTCAAGCATCTGGGCATCCACGACGCCGACTACAACTGGTTCGAGGCCGCCCAGCTGCTGCTCTCCGCCCTCGTCGTCCCCGTGCTCGCCAAGCTCGGCGACATGTTCGGGCACAAGCGCATCCTGCTGGTCGCGACCGTGCTCACCGCGCTGTCCAGCTGGGCGCTCGCCTTCTCGCACGACTTCACGACGTACCTCATCGCCTTCGCGCTGCAGGGCTTCTACGTGGTCTGGCTGCCGCTGGAGATCGCGCTGATCTTCGACCGCGGCCGCCGCACGAACACCGCGGCGTCGCGCACCCGGCGCGCCGCCGGCCTGCTCGTGGTGGCCCTGGAGTTCGGCGCCATCGTCGGCGCGATCGGCGCCGGGCTGCTCTTCGACGCGCTCGGCCAGAACGTGACGACCACCCTCATGGTGCCCGCCGCCGCGGTCACGCTCGTGTTCTTCGCGATCCTGTTCGGCGTCCCGGAGTCGGAGCCGGTCCGCGGCCGGACCCTGGACGGCGTCGGCTTCGTCCTGCTGACCCTCGCCCTCCTGCTCATCACCTCCGGCCTGACGTTCCTCCGCATCGACGGGGTCGGCACCTGGTGGGTCTGGGCGCTGATCGTCCTCGGCGTCCTCGCGTTCATCCCCTTCGGCCGCTGGGAGCTCAGGCAGAAGGACCCGGCGATCGACCTGCGCGTGCTGCGGCAGCCGAACATGTGGCCGGTGCAGCTCACCGCCGGCCTGATCGGGATCAGCCTGCTCGGCGCCCAGGCCCCGCTCAGCACCTACGCGGGCACCGACCCCGTGAACGGCTACGGCCTCGGGCTGAGCGCCGGGCAGCGCAGCATCCTGATCGGCGCGTACCTCATCTCGATGATCGTCGGTGCGGTGCTCTTCCCGGTCGTCTCGTCGTGGCTGAGCCCGCGCGTGACGCTGATCGGGGCGTCGTTCCTGGTGGCGATCGGGTACCTGCTCTTCCTGCCGTTCCACCTGGAGACCTGGCAGGTGTTCACCAACATGGCGATCGCGGGCATCGGCTCCGGCGCCCTGGTCGGGGCGCTCCCCGCCGCTGCGGCGGCCGCCGCCCCGCGCGGGCAGACCGGCGTCGCGACCGCGATGACGAACACGACCAAGACGATCGGCGGCTCGTTCGCGTCCGCCGTCTTCGGCGTCGTGCTGCTCACCGGCGCCGCGACCGTCACGGCGACCGCGGCGAGCCTGTTCGGCTACATGCTGGTCTGGACCATCTGCGGGCTCGGCGCACTGGTGGCCGCCGTGCTGCTGTTCTTCGTGCCGCGCCTGGCCTTCGCCGACGCGGAGGCGACGATCGTCTGA
- a CDS encoding nucleotidyltransferase domain-containing protein, with amino-acid sequence MDTQLPPQVGEALTRFLLEQRRLAPGLVSRAVVTGSAATGDWHDGVSDIDVVFVVTRDPVDDLPALAPLHAESSPHIDGVYLTEAEIARGPDQVEAAPQVVEGVLLSALAGGSLTWATWRELEDGVQGVVDGGDVIWTPTADRHPDTATHLATRARSDLIDFWEPVGDSAEAELADRGPDDPVRPETVRWLALSPIRLVETMESGRIVSKTDAARAAAARWPEHADLLDRAVRDRAGERQTFVTADARQAIALLRQCVALARR; translated from the coding sequence ATGGACACGCAGCTACCGCCGCAGGTCGGCGAGGCACTCACCCGATTTCTTCTCGAGCAACGGCGTCTCGCCCCCGGCCTGGTCAGCCGCGCCGTCGTCACCGGATCCGCGGCGACCGGCGACTGGCACGACGGCGTCAGCGACATCGACGTGGTGTTCGTCGTCACCCGCGACCCGGTGGACGACCTCCCGGCGCTCGCTCCCCTGCACGCCGAGTCGTCGCCGCACATCGACGGGGTCTATCTCACCGAGGCGGAGATCGCCCGCGGACCCGACCAGGTGGAGGCGGCGCCGCAGGTGGTGGAGGGCGTGCTGCTGAGCGCCCTCGCCGGCGGCAGCCTGACCTGGGCGACCTGGCGGGAGCTGGAGGACGGCGTGCAGGGCGTCGTGGACGGCGGCGATGTGATCTGGACGCCGACCGCGGACCGGCACCCGGACACTGCGACGCACCTGGCGACCCGCGCCCGCAGCGACCTCATCGACTTCTGGGAGCCGGTCGGCGACAGCGCCGAGGCCGAGCTCGCCGACCGCGGACCGGACGACCCGGTGCGCCCGGAGACGGTGCGCTGGCTGGCCCTCAGCCCCATCCGCCTGGTGGAGACGATGGAGTCCGGCCGCATCGTCTCCAAGACCGACGCCGCCCGAGCGGCCGCGGCCCGCTGGCCGGAGCACGCCGACCTCCTCGACCGCGCCGTGCGCGACCGCGCGGGCGAGCGGCAGACCTTCGTCACCGCCGACGCCCGGCAAGCCATCGCCCTCCTCCGCCAGTGCGTGGCCCTCGCCCGCCGCTGA